From the Ignavibacteriales bacterium genome, the window TGAATTCAAATCCGCGGTGTATTGTTTCTTCTTTGAATTTTCCGTTTGATGAACCGGCTATGATTGCGTTAAATTTACTTTTGTCGATATTTTTTGCGATCGAGAGTATATGAGTCTGCCCTCCTCCCAAAAAACCTCCGTCTATTAATTCCAGAACATTTATCATGGTGACTTTCTTAGCCCAATCGTTAATAAAAATATTTTCAGGTTAATGCTTTTGAAACTAATTAAGTATTTAAAGCTGAATTTTACTGTAAGATAAATCCTGAGAAAAACTCTATCACGTAAGTCATTGTGTTTTTCATAATAAAGTAACTGGGACTTCTTTGCGTAAAAATAAGTTTTGCCGGTGAATTCTTCATTCACATTCTCACCTTTGTAATGCGTTATATAAGAGCCCGGATAAAAAACTATTTTGTATCCTTTGTCTTTTAATCTTTTACAGAGGTCTGCATCTTCGTAAAAAAGGAAAAAATTTTCATCGAATCCGCCAATCTCTTTAAAAACGTCTTTTTTGATCAGCATTGCCGCTCCGCTTACCCAGTCTACTTTACTTACCGTTGAATGTTCATTCTCTATCTTTCTTATAAATTCCTTATCCCTTTGTCTGAACTTTGCCTCACTGCCTTTGTTTATCTTTTCATTACCGAATGTATTTTCTTTCCAGAATGACAGCTGAAAGGTTCCGTCAGCATTATACATTTTCATTCCGACTGCACCTACTTTTTCTTTATCAAGAATCTCTACTGCACCCTTTAGCGAGTCATTTTTGACAACTGTATCGGCGTTTAGGAAAAATAAATACTCGCCCTTAGCCTCTTTAGCCGCAAGGTTGTTTGCTTCGGAAAATCCTTTGTTTGCATTTGGGATCACTGTTGCGATTTCCTCGAGATGGCGCAGGTCCTGCTCCGGTGTATTGTTTACGATCAGTATTTCATAATCGGAGTGTATGTTATTTTCTATAGACTTCACACATTCCGATACGAGATCCCTCTGGTTATAATTTATAATTATGATCGATACCATCAGTCCCTGCTTATTTCATAAACTTTTATCCTGACTATCCTGCAATACAGTATTGAAAAGAAGTTCGCAGCCTTTTCAATGAAATTGTTCCCGTTGAATACTTTCCCGCTTATATATTTCAGCACTTCACCGTCTTTTACTTTTCCATAACCATTTAATAATCGCCTCTGTTTCTTTATCCATGCGGGGTTCCCGGCTATCCAGAGGTAAGCCCTCAGCAACCCTGCCGTTGAGTAACTGGAAGAGAAAAAGGACAGCAAAAGCTTCATAAAAAAATTATTTATTAGGTAAGGTATGTACCTTAACTCAAATCCGCCTGAAAAAAAGATCAGAAAATTTAACAGCCTGTTCCTTTCTCTGTAAAAGTATAAACGCGACGATATCTGCTCTTTTGCAGTTGCATTTCCCTTATGATAGACGATCGATTTTGATGTGTGCATGATCTTCTTACCATAAAACAAAACTTTTAAGGAGAGGTAAGTATCTTCCGCGTATGCAAAATATTCTTCCGGAAATAATCCTCCCAGCTCTTCTACAAGCTTCCATCTGATTATGAGAGAGCATCCGTTTGCCTGCAGTATTTCGCCCCTTCCATCCTCGCCTATATCAAAAAATCCCATTACATTATGCCCTAAAAGGTTTATTGTGCCGTTCTTTTTGTAATACTCTGCCGGTATTCCTTCTGTGATCACCGATGACTGTACAATTCCAATGTTTTCATCACTCTCTATTACATCCACAAGCTCTTTTAGCCAGTTCTCATTTACCCTCGTATCATTATTGAGGAGCACAACGAATTCTCCTTCGGCATATTTGTATCCTAGGTTGTTTCCTCCCGCAAAGCCCAGATTCTCTTTTGAAAGTGCGAATTTAATTCGTTCGTCATTATAGTTTTCCACAACATGATCCACGCTCCCGTCGGAGGAACCGTTATCAACGAAGATTAACTCGAAATCCCTGTAACTCTGCCTAAGTACCGAATCCAGGCACTCCTTTAGCAGATGTTTCCCGTTATAATTTACTATTATTATGGATACCTTCATTCAGAACTTTATGGGGTAAAAAGGCTTTCGATGTATTCCGGTGAGACTTTTGCGTTCTGCTGTATTTTTTTTCTTTTTGAATATGATTTGGGCATTTCCATTAATCCCTTAAAATACCCCTTTACCGCGCTCCAGAAAACCTTCTTTGGCTGGTTTTGAT encodes:
- a CDS encoding glycosyltransferase family 2 protein, translating into MVSIIIINYNQRDLVSECVKSIENNIHSDYEILIVNNTPEQDLRHLEEIATVIPNANKGFSEANNLAAKEAKGEYLFFLNADTVVKNDSLKGAVEILDKEKVGAVGMKMYNADGTFQLSFWKENTFGNEKINKGSEAKFRQRDKEFIRKIENEHSTVSKVDWVSGAAMLIKKDVFKEIGGFDENFFLFYEDADLCKRLKDKGYKIVFYPGSYITHYKGENVNEEFTGKTYFYAKKSQLLYYEKHNDLRDRVFLRIYLTVKFSFKYLISFKSINLKIFLLTIGLRKSP
- a CDS encoding glycosyltransferase family 2 protein, which translates into the protein MKVSIIIVNYNGKHLLKECLDSVLRQSYRDFELIFVDNGSSDGSVDHVVENYNDERIKFALSKENLGFAGGNNLGYKYAEGEFVVLLNNDTRVNENWLKELVDVIESDENIGIVQSSVITEGIPAEYYKKNGTINLLGHNVMGFFDIGEDGRGEILQANGCSLIIRWKLVEELGGLFPEEYFAYAEDTYLSLKVLFYGKKIMHTSKSIVYHKGNATAKEQISSRLYFYRERNRLLNFLIFFSGGFELRYIPYLINNFFMKLLLSFFSSSYSTAGLLRAYLWIAGNPAWIKKQRRLLNGYGKVKDGEVLKYISGKVFNGNNFIEKAANFFSILYCRIVRIKVYEISRD